AACCAGATGGAGGAGAGCATCTGTGTCTCCTCATTGTGTAGCTGGGTTCAGAGATTCTTCTTAGCTTCCCACCTTCATAGATTGAAACCTTCAAAGAGGCCAAAGGAGTCCTGCAGCCATGGAAGTTCCATCTCACTGAGGTTCGGTCTGCTAGGATTACCTGCTTCTATCGGATGCAGTGTCTTCCAAACACACATTTCCTTCCCCAGTTTCCCCACCATGTCTGCTCTTGATTTTAATGCTGCGATGTTTAAAATACACCTCAACGAATTTGGCTCAAGAGTGTCTGTCTTTTTCCATGCTTGCTTTAAAACGAGGTACAATAAAGTGGAAGTGGTTTTCTGGGAGTGCAGGATTGTTATTGATTGCTGAGAGCTGGGGGAATCTGGGGTGGTCCTGTGGTTCCTGCATGCCCATCTCATGAAGAATTTGGGTGCTGGGAAGTGAAACATGACTGCAGCAGGTTGTGTGCTGGGGCATGGAGGTGGCTTGCAAGGACCTGACGGACAGCTTCAACACTGAGGccacctgctgcctctgcttggAGGACTTCCAAGAGCTCGTGATGCCCCCTGTGGGCACAGCCGGGGAACCGGGGAACTGGGGGCAGCTGGAGCTTAGGTGCCCCCTGGTTCTGACTCCCAGGACGAACACCAAGGAGACGGTCTGCTGCAAGACAccttcccaggcagcaaagCCTCAGGACAGCACCCAGGAAATGCCACTGCCAGACTCCATCTTCGCATGCAAAACTTTATTTGccacagtcctgctgctgctgtgtcttGATGTCCTCCAGAGGAGGGAACAAAGAGGTCCCACAGGCTGCtcatgctcagcaccaggcacagagcaaagaTCAACCCCAAACTAGGAGGCAAAGGTGGCCTGCAATGGCCGGCAGCACATGGTGACCACATCCCTTGCACTGGGGTCTGCAAGCTGTGcaagcagaggggagaggagcgtGGAGagctgcccctgtgctgcccacTGGGGCTCAGAGGCAGGCTGAGACCTGTGGGTGCCAGCAGCGCTTGTgtcccagcacaggagctgcgtgcagggcagagcccagggTCTGCAAGGGGCCTGGCCCCTGCTTGCAGcatcccagccctcctccagcagcagggaggaacacggggcagctcctggctccactgCTCCTCATTCctttgctgctcctgcaggaccaAGGAGAGGTAATCCAGGAGTGggtggagaagggcaggagccccccagggctggggacaaggTCTGGGGGGTGCTGTCCCTCAGGTACAGCTGAATTCCCTGTGTCCTCAGCCAGAACCAGGGGCGGATACTCTCCCCATTGAAGGAGGCTGCTGTGAAAGTGAAGATCTCGACCCCGTTGTCAGCGTTGAGAAAAGACACCTGCGGCTGGGTACAGTCGAGACAGACCCAGATCCtcgtggggacaggggacagggacaagtgGGTGCGAGGAAATGTGAGAGACGTGAGCTGTCCTTCATCATACTGCACAGCCCAGATCCCTTCTTCAGTGCACCTTTTGAAATACCCCTTCCTCTTCACAGATGCCCTGGCCACCCCCACAGCCCACATTGAAtactttcccctctccccctccacatCCACCTCCCAGAAGTGCCTCCCCTCTCTGAACTTCTCATGGCCCAGCACGCACCACCGATTGTCAAATCTCTCTGGTGTGTCAGGAACCTGCTGCCATTCAGTTTCCCATCTCACTCTGCTGTTGTCCTGAGACAGGACAAGCTGGGGATGAGCTGTGTCTGCATCCAGGGTCACCTTCActgcagggagagaaggagccAGGCCATcaggggcagagctcagccctgggcaggctTTCCCCAGctcggggccaggagctgccccaaggggcaggagatggggcacCTCTTGGCTCCTGAACATGCCCCAGGAAGGGCAGCAGAAGTACTGCAGAGGGCAACACAGTGCACACCTACCTCGATTATGAGACAGCAGAAAACTTCTCCATGCTGGAATGAGAGGGGAGAGCTGGTCACAGCCCATGGCTAGTGCCCAGTGGGTGTTGGCAGGgtccagccctgggctgctctgtcccagctgcccaccctccCCTGCACATTGCCTTGGCGTCATCATACAACCCAAGAATGGGgacactcacccagctctgcagcttgttcCACTGGAAGAGGAAGTGAAAAGCAAGGCATGATGAGAGGGGGAGCTTCTCAGCCCATGGCTGCTGCCATGGAAAGATGCCAACTCTGGGTTTATGAAGGGACTCTTAcccattttttcatcttttctcactggaaaaggaaagtaaaagcaATGCGTGATCAGAGAGGAGTGCTTCAAATTCCATGACTAATTCCATGGCTAGACCCCAAATTTCATTGTCCTGGTGAATGGGCACAGAGAGTCTTTCTCTCAGACTGGGAGGGACCGGACTAACAGGGAGCAAGACGCAACTTTGAGCAAGGCTTGCATACGTGGAGCAGTAAGGACAGACACTTGTGCAGCTCTCTGCACCGTGCCACCAAAACACAAGTGGAAGTGAATGGGGACGGGTGGAGGATGTCCCTGTCCCAAAAGCATCAGTGCagagcggggcagccccgcagctcaCTCCCCGTCCCCACCTTGATCCCCGTTCCTTTCAGCCATCCCGGCCGTGTCccgtgcccagggcagccccagccccagcactccccactcccccgtcaggctccagctgctcctccagcacccccaaGCTACCAGCACACAAGCCCCCACAGCCCACCCAGACCATTCCCTCCCGCAGTGACACCACTtccccagggggctgggggcaggcactGCAAGGACTCACCCAGCTCTCGGCTCTGTgccactgaaaagcaaaggcggaggaacaggaggtcagcagagcagcttggtTGCTCGGTGGGAACATCTGCAGGGGCTCTGGgccttcccaccagccccacgctgcagcCATGCTCCCTGGCCTCCCACCCAAGGCCCCttgccttctcccctgccttcGTAGCCCAAGGCAGAGGCCCAAGAGGATCCTAAGGCCTTTGGGATCCCCAGGAGAacattcccttcctcctcctacgCACCTCCCTgggccagggctcagccccgctccaGACCCACGCGGGTCCCTGCAGAACACCTCCCTCCGCTCCATCCCTGCGCTGCCAGCTTACCTTTCTTTCGAAAGAGATAAACACTGAGGCCAATGGACACAGCCAAAAGCACGAGGACCAGAGCCAGAGCCACCATCCAGGGCTGGGCGTTGTGGAAGAAGGGAGCtgagaaaaggcagcaggaaaagggCTGCGTTTCCATGCCCCAGGGTGGAAAAGCAAGACCCAGACTTCTCCCAGCTCAGGACAAGTGCAGGGGCCAGGAACACCTCCCCCTGGCTGTGCTATTTGTACCTGCGATGTGCAGGGACGATTCCCGCTCCTGCTGGAGGCGGCTGCTCCTGACCACGCAGGACAAGGGCCCCTCCACGCTCCCGGTCACGATGACGGCACTTTCGATTTCAAAGAGCCCCTCCTGGTC
The DNA window shown above is from Anser cygnoides isolate HZ-2024a breed goose chromosome 35, Taihu_goose_T2T_genome, whole genome shotgun sequence and carries:
- the LOC106029592 gene encoding butyrophilin subfamily 3 member A2-like isoform X1 codes for the protein MGLPWGCGRPSLAGHARGLLTSLVTLLLLQMGSAQLRVEGPDHPLTATVGQDVVLPCHLSPQRDARTLDVRWIRDDISETVHHYRNGEDLYGEQMEAYAGRTELARDGLSAGNLDLRITGLRPSDDGQYVCTVGDADAYDEAIVELEVSATGADPHLSLGGYEAGGVRVLCRSAGWYPLPQLLWRDARRQHLPSVSQTHSQDQEGLFEIESAVIVTGSVEGPLSCVVRSSRLQQERESSLHIAAPFFHNAQPWMVALALVLVLLAVSIGLSVYLFRKKVAQSRELVRKDEKMVEQAAELAWRSFLLSHNRVKVTLDADTAHPQLVLSQDNSRVRWETEWQQVPDTPERFDNRWCVLGHEKFREGRHFWEVDVEGERGKYSMWAVGVARASVKRKGYFKRCTEEGIWAVQYDEGQLTSLTFPRTHLSLSPVPTRIWVCLDCTQPQVSFLNADNGVEIFTFTAASFNGESIRPWFWLRTQGIQLYLRDSTPQTLSPALGGSCPSPPTPGLPLLGPAGAAKE
- the LOC106029592 gene encoding butyrophilin subfamily 3 member A2-like isoform X3; the protein is MGLPWGCGRPSLAGHARGLLTSLVTLLLLQMGSAQLRVEGPDHPLTATVGQDVVLPCHLSPQRDARTLDVRWIRDDISETVHHYRNGEDLYGEQMEAYAGRTELARDGLSAGNLDLRITGLRPSDDGQYVCTVGDADAYDEAIVELEVSATGADPHLSLGGYEAGGVRVLCRSAGWYPLPQLLWRDARRQHLPSVSQTHSQDQEGLFEIESAVIVTGSVEGPLSCVVRSSRLQQERESSLHIAAPFFHNAQPWMVALALVLVLLAVSIGLSVYLFRKKVAQSRELVRKDEKMVEQAAELAWRSFLLSHNRVKVTLDADTAHPQLVLSQDNSRVRWETEWQQVPDTPERFDNRWSSKGMRSSGARSCPVFLPAAGGGLGCCKQGPGPLQTLGSALHAAPVLGHKRCWHPQVSACL